AGGGACACGTGTGGCTCGGGACAAGCTTAACCTGCATCCTCATgatccctctcttcctcctcgcaGGGTTAcaagaggaaaacggaggcagccAAGAAGGAGTACCTGAAAGCGTTGGCCGCGTACAGAGCCAGTCTGGTTTCCAAGGTAACCACACAGAAGCGTGGACTCATGATGGATTGGATGGAAAATCCTGGCTAATGGGGTGGGCGGGGCTCCTTCCACCGTAGCTTGATGCAAATAGAACATGCCATATTTGGAACAATACCTGTTTTCCATAGAGCTGCAAATGTTCGGGTGTGGGGGAGGGGTCAGCCAATCGCATCGCAATACGTGCGGCCGCACATGACATCCACCGTGAGATTTGAGACAGAAATTCATCCCCTGCTGAAATAGATCCGCGGTTTTCTGCGTGTGTTCCTTCCTGCGGTGACAGCGTCCTGCACACTCAGATCTATGACATCTCTATTTAAACCGGGGTCGACGGCGCCCCGTTTTCAGACTGGAATAAAGGAGGAGGATTGCATTCTTTACTGCCGACTGGTATTAGCAGCAGACAATGTAGCGCCAGGAAGATTCCTTTTGTCACTCCATTTGTTCTGCAAGCAAACAGCCTCGtttctctgttgtgtgtgtatgtgtgtgtgtgtgtgtgtgtgtgtgtgtgtgtgtcccgttCCCGTCTCTCTGTCAAGGTGTATATTGATCATTACCCCGGCTGCACTTCCATTCATACAAATGGGCTCCATTACCTTCTCATCAACACTGATGGCTTGAGATGAGCCATCTGACAGCTCATCatggggaggggaggagggggagtagGGGAGAAAGCCCCTCCCCTCCAAAACGCACCGAGGTttcctgaaaatgaggaaaggTCAAGTATTAGAGTCTCGTCACTTCCCCAGCCACATGGTTGACTAGGTCCGTTGTGCTGTGTCACGGGtacccagcacacacacagacgcagggCTTGCATCTCCACAGCTGCTCCCTCGAGGATCTTTGGCCTCCGTACCAGAGTCTGGGGTCTGGTATGCACGTGTGACCATGTGAGTCGGTCTGGAGAATGAAGGAACACTCTGCCGGAGACCAAGGGTTGCTCAGGAAACAGGGAGACCAGTCAGGTGGCCTCAGACCCAGACCTGAGCACTTCAAACTGAGTCCTAAATAGAGTGGTCAGTCCGACTGTGGCGGGTGGGAATGTTACCTGAAGCCCATGTTGGACCTACCATATGGTGCACCTGAGTCCTCCTCATCTACCTTTGTTCTCCCGTCACAGACGTACAACGATCCAGAACCAAAAAGTGCCCAGCAGACCAGCCAGTCCCCCCACCTCCTGACCCAGAAGCAGCCCCTGTACAGCGTGCCCCCTCAGCCTTCCTCTCCCTACCTGGGTCCGCCGGGCTCCTTCCCGCTGTCGGACCTGCAGAGCTACGCGGGGCCGCCGCGTCACAGCCTGGCCCCGAGCCTGGGCCAGTCCCAGATGCTGCCCCCCAGCATGAGTGCCTCACCGCCTGCTCCCTTCCAGATCAGCCCGCCTCTGCACCCCCACGCCCAGCTGTCCCTGCACCAGAGCTCCCTGCTCAACCAGCCCATCCGCATGCAGCAATCGCAGCCCATCATCTCACATCAAATGGGGCTGCAGGCGCCGCTGCACTCCCCGCCTCTCGGCCAACAGGTGGGTCCACGTTGACACAGCCACAGAGTCGTTTGTCTGACCTGCTGTTTACTCTCTGAACCGCAGGGGTTCTCCCACATCCAGGCGGACTACCAGAACAGTGTCGGGAGCTCACAGTCCCCGGGGGCCCCCAACCCAGTGCATGGCCAGAACCCCGACTGGGACAGCGAGTACTGCAACAGGGACTGTGGACCCAACCATTGCGGGTAAGTTTCAGAGACACTTGAACAGTGAGCAGAAACTAGAAGTGGGTCAGCACCAGGTAAAGCAGAGCTGAAACCATGATCCGATCAGCCGAGGAGCACCAGTGTCTCCGAGCTGAAACAAAGCATGACAAGCAATTAAGATCAACCTGTCTGTGACGGTCAGGGATCTGGGTTCATCTCTCACCTGAAACTCAGTCgctcctggagtcagagacacCGTTCGTCAGGATGGGATCAGGTCTGGGTCGAGTCACGTGTGACGCTCTTTGAAGAAGATTGCTTAAACCGTCTGCTTCAGATCTCCGGAcagggaggagggggtggagggtggGGCTCGGTCCCCCTGCGTCTGCAGAGATAACTGCAGTCGGCTTGACATTTCAAGAAGCAAGTGATCTGCAAATTTTGACTTTCCACCAGCGACTGATGTCgcttgtttgtcttgtttgttttgagtttACTTTCTTTCGCCGCTGACACTGAAGCtagatcagcgagacagctgcaGATGGTGTCAGTAGTCAGATACAGTTCGAGCTAGCATGTCGGTCAGTCTTGTCGTAGCACGTGCTGGCCAGTGTTTCAGCAACATCTCGGAGGTGAGGAAAAGAAGAGGCAGGAAAGGAGTCACCAGAGTGGAGGACAGTCAGGAGAAAGTGTTGTGCTCCAGCCATAGTCTTCTGCATGAGCTCCCACTGGTCGTCGACTTGTTCAGCCCGGATGCTCACCTGTGGTTTCTCCCTCAGCAGTGGCATGGGCAGCCGGGACAAGCCTCTCTACCTCACTTGAAGATACAAAGACCTCCAGATGTCTGACTCCAGGGAGATTTCAAACGGCTTCATCGAAACATCTGCTCCATCTTTCTCCTTTCTCTGGTGGATCTTGAAAAATCCCAAAGACTGCTTTAATGAATTCATCTATTTGCCAAGCACTTACATTGGCCAGAAGCTCGAGGCACTTCCACTGCTTCTTCTCCCCCTCCACGCTTTCTTTTGTCCTCCTGTGGGCTGCCAGCTCGCGTACTGGAAGTGAAGaccaaaaacagaaaagaagaaaaaaaaaaaagaaaaacgtctTCGTATTTTTTGTTGTGAGTTTTTTTAAAGACACTCTCCACCCTCTTCCTTGTCTGCCACGGATGGACCCCACCCAGAGAAGGAAGCTCCAAGCATTCTCGGCGGCGGGACGGCAGGTGCGGACACCCAGGGACGGACAGAGTCGCACCTGAGGGAGAGTTTCATGAAGATAGTCATTTAAGACCTTTGTAACCCCCCACAATTAAAGGACTTCCTCTCCTTGATTTCTCACAGTGATTGTAAATATCACTAAAATCCAAGCCTCCTTACTTGTGTGTTTAGCTGCGGTCCTTCGCATCATGTGTGGTTTTGTGAGGGCCGACCCACTGAGGGAACACACTCCTGGCCGAGCAGAACGTCGTCGCTCTCACAAGGTCGGAGGAGGCGGCTCCTCCCGAAGTCCCCTCCCCCCTTATTAGTCAATAGGGACCGCCCCCTCACTCCAGACCTGcccaccccctcccctcccccaccccctcGAGTCCTCACTCTTGTACAGGTGAATTAAAAAGTTGCTAAATGTGAAatgttacttaaaaaaaaacagtgggttTTAAAAGTTTTAACTAGTTTTATTAGGTGTTTTAGAATTGTGTTGAACTCATCTTTTATCTTTctttgtggagaaaaaaaaataatcttttgtttttcactgtagCAGGATTTTTGGGCGGAACGGGGCTCACGGGGTTAAAGACTTTGATTTTGTGTATAAACCCGCCAAATCTTTAAGAGAACCCGAGATTATGATTTGTTAAATAGCATCATGGTCGTTCTATTTAATGATCTATTTATGATATGAAGTAACAATCTGGCTCtccgttattattattattattattttcatcttcGGAAGGAGAATATTTTCCTGAACTCGTGGGCGGCTGGCGAAAACCTGCGCTGGCTTTAGATTCATTTTGTGTCAccgatatttttttttgttttcttttgtctgtaataaaatgtttaaaGTGGAAGTgtctgtgattattattatagacCTGAGCCACAACATTACGACTCTCATTATCATTTGAGttgttggtttcttttgtcCACATCATATTTTTACACCTGAAAGCTcgtgtgttttgtgtatttggtGTGGTGGAACGCTCGACGGCCTCTCAAAGAACTACCTGGCTCGAAACAGCAGACTCTTGTTTTTGAATTTCACAGCTGGATTCATGTCTGAATAGGATTCGAATCCATCagctccccccctccctccttctcctctcctccacctgtcACTGCAGCACCCCCTGGCGTTCTTCCAAAGTTGATGACGCTTTAGTGTCTATTCTCTAAAACTGTTATAAACTATCGATTAACTAAATAATCTGTTCAAACGTTCCAGTTAAAATCCAAAACGGTACCTTGTCTCCACCTGCTGGTAAAAAGTGGAACTGTTACTTTCAATAGAGAAGTTGAATGTATTTACTTTGTGTTATTCTTTTTAGATCCGTCTTTAAGGTCAGAATGAGGGTTTACGAGACGTTACCCAGCCATATTAAACATCAGACCTCTCAGTTTAGTCCTGGTTGTCTCCACACAGATGCCCGGAAGTGGAAACCTTCACAGCCTGTGAACGACAGCAGGCGCTGATTTAGCCTGGGATTTGGGCTCCATCTGCTGGTGACACTCGGCAATGCTAAGCAGGTTTCATGAACATTATTTGAAGAtgtatttccccccaaaaaaacgcactgaaaatgaaattgccAGGTGTAATGGAGTGTCCGACTTTTTGTCGTCGTTTATGTGGAAGTGAAAAACCAAAAGGTGGGCGGAGAGTAGTCTGAATTGGGTTCTGGAGGCAGGAGCCTCCACCTCATACATCGCACTCACTTCGCCAGCCGCGAGCGATTCCAAGTCAGCGTGCACCGCATCCGCCAGAGGGCGTCGCGAAACAGCGCCCAATGGCTTCTCCTGCTGAGATGACACGCAGACCCATGTTTTCTGTTCACTCGCTCACCCGAGTCAGGTGATGCCCTGCGAGGGCAGCGATTGGCTCTTGTCTCAGACCTTCCCCGAGGTGATTGGTGGAGTGACGAGCACTCAGCGTGTGACCTCTACAATGAGCTTCCGCCCACAGTGTGACGAGTGCGCTTCGAGACCTATTTATAATGGCAGGAATAGCTCAAACCTTTCAGTCGTGGTGCCGCGTTGAAGCGCCCGATCGTTTGTTTCACATTTGCGTAGCGTTTATAGATGCACCTAACTGTTGTAGATTTATTCCTTTAATTGAATTATTGTTTCTTTGTTGCTACCGTaaatgcatgctgggaaattATGCGATGCTATTATACGTAtggaaaattatttttgaccaagctttgttttgttctttgcGTCAAAGCGTTTCTACTGTGTACTGAGTATTTACGATTAATATCCGTCTCTAGTTTATCTTGAGGAAATTCGAGTTACAAACCGAAGTAACgggaaatataataataataatggggatttctcttcggagattaataaagtatctatctatctatctatataataataatactaatacacaaataaaaaataagcaactactattattattagtagtagtagtaggagtagtagtaTTGTACgatgtactactactactgtacaATACTAATACCAAAgtactttcccagttggtgggatcctcgctgaccatggcaataagaGACAGACTTATACCATGAGCAAGGATCGGCACTTTTATGAAACagttatgtttaaaaaaaacattaacattttCCATCCGTGAACAAAGTGTTGTTGAATTACtaatatcagaatcagatttgGTCGAATTATATGGACCGGAAATACCTTTTATGCCTTCATTCAGAACAATTTTCTGTTATTAAAATCAATATCCACTTCTAAAGCGGTTTCTCAATGTAAAAGATGATATCAttcatgctatatttactgtatATGAACTATTCAAAAAATAGGACGCTGTCTCTTTAAATACCCCA
This portion of the Synchiropus splendidus isolate RoL2022-P1 chromosome 18, RoL_Sspl_1.0, whole genome shotgun sequence genome encodes:
- the LOC128750114 gene encoding TOX high mobility group box family member 2-like isoform X3, coding for MDVRFYPAPPANVGSCSLPTDPSCLSSLEYYHSNKFDGDNMYMNDNNQEFRTPNQSYSSQGRGGSGGAGDEDYEIPPITPPNHADPSLLHLMEHEAGYPFHSLPHNGLLNSYSYPELPALMMSNMLGQDSHLLSGPMHSINSDKRPSAEMMKPKPKPQKKKKKKDPNEPQKPVSAYALFFRDTQAAIKGQNPNATFGDVSKIVASMWDSLGEEQKQGYKRKTEAAKKEYLKALAAYRASLVSKTYNDPEPKSAQQTSQSPHLLTQKQPLYSVPPQPSSPYLGPPGSFPLSDLQSYAGPPRHSLAPSLGQSQMLPPSMSASPPAPFQISPPLHPHAQLSLHQSSLLNQPIRMQQSQPIISHQMGLQAPLHSPPLGQQGFSHIQADYQNSVGSSQSPGAPNPVHGQNPDWDSEYCNRDCGPNHCGSGMGSRDKPLYLT
- the LOC128750114 gene encoding TOX high mobility group box family member 2-like isoform X4; translated protein: MDVRFYPAPPANVGSCSLPTDPSCLSSLEYYHSNKSYSSQGRGGSGGAGDEDYEIPPITPPNHADPSLLHLMEHEAGYPFHSLPHNGLLNSYSYPELPALMMSNMLGQDSHLLSGPMHSINSDKRPSAEMMKPKPKPQKKKKKKDPNEPQKPVSAYALFFRDTQAAIKGQNPNATFGDVSKIVASMWDSLGEEQKQGYKRKTEAAKKEYLKALAAYRASLVSKTYNDPEPKSAQQTSQSPHLLTQKQPLYSVPPQPSSPYLGPPGSFPLSDLQSYAGPPRHSLAPSLGQSQMLPPSMSASPPAPFQISPPLHPHAQLSLHQSSLLNQPIRMQQSQPIISHQMGLQAPLHSPPLGQQGFSHIQADYQNSVGSSQSPGAPNPVHGQNPDWDSEYCNRDCGPNHCGSGMGSRDKPLYLT